Proteins encoded by one window of Lacipirellulaceae bacterium:
- a CDS encoding PTS sugar transporter subunit IIA, which translates to MEILQQAFEKEAFLLDVEAFDVEQVIEKTIDGLIAKGLLTEEVRDEVAAGLIKREQQSSTAIGHAVAVPHCYLDCLTDPMVVFVRLDHALNLGAPDGIPTRYFFTLLGPKEATAEHLDTLATIARATSDGEFRYDLRRARNQNDLLESLTRFDQRSSQVVVTLRDPAEALIHSGQLFGGIKQDIARRLPHYLSDFVDGFNFKTLSAIIFLFFACLAPCITFGGLMGAATNNDIGVVEMLLATAICGTVYAFVAGQPMIILGGIGALYLFTAILYQLCTDMELPFLATYAWVGFWTSLLLILLAVFEASVLMRYFTRFTDEIFAGLMSVLFIYEAVRAIVGRFRVSFAAEEDNHDAAFLTLVLAIGTFYIAMNLSRFRSSRYLAPWMREFLSDFGPTIALGSMTIVAIAIMDEVKPDMLQPPEKFTGTTSGRALLVDPFVGPKWSWFAALVPALLATLLIVLSHNITGRLLNSPDNRLHKGAAYHWDLAVVGILVGVCSLFGWPWFVAATVRTLAHVRSLATFEGSVSTGGERSQRVIHVQETRMTGLVVHLLIGTSLALLSWLEYVPLAVLYGVFLYMGVVSLGGNQLFERLLLLFVEPSLYPRTHYMRQAPVKVIHKFTAIQLICFVALTVISLAPFPTLQLLFPLFIALLVPFRLYLGRFFQKQHLDALDAEETPGEEEDHWSG; encoded by the coding sequence ATGGAAATCCTTCAACAAGCATTCGAGAAGGAAGCTTTTTTGCTCGACGTCGAGGCTTTCGACGTCGAGCAGGTCATCGAGAAGACCATTGATGGTTTAATCGCCAAAGGGCTCCTTACCGAGGAGGTTCGCGACGAGGTTGCTGCTGGGCTGATCAAAAGGGAGCAGCAGTCCTCGACGGCAATCGGTCATGCGGTGGCCGTACCGCATTGCTACCTCGACTGTTTAACCGACCCGATGGTCGTTTTTGTGCGGCTCGACCACGCGCTGAACCTTGGTGCACCTGACGGGATTCCGACGCGTTACTTTTTCACACTGCTCGGACCGAAAGAAGCAACCGCGGAGCATCTTGATACACTGGCCACGATCGCGCGGGCGACTTCAGATGGTGAGTTCCGCTACGATCTGCGCCGAGCCCGCAATCAAAACGATCTGCTGGAGTCGCTTACCCGATTCGACCAGCGTAGCTCCCAAGTCGTCGTTACCCTGCGAGACCCGGCAGAGGCACTCATCCATTCGGGGCAACTCTTTGGCGGTATCAAGCAAGATATCGCTCGTCGGCTGCCGCACTATCTGAGCGACTTTGTCGACGGCTTCAATTTCAAAACCCTCTCAGCGATCATCTTTCTGTTCTTCGCGTGCCTGGCTCCGTGCATTACTTTCGGTGGCCTGATGGGCGCTGCGACCAACAACGACATTGGCGTCGTGGAAATGCTGCTCGCGACCGCCATCTGCGGCACGGTCTATGCCTTCGTGGCAGGGCAACCCATGATCATTCTCGGCGGGATCGGGGCGCTCTATCTCTTCACAGCAATCCTCTACCAACTGTGCACTGATATGGAGCTGCCATTCTTGGCAACCTATGCCTGGGTTGGTTTCTGGACTTCTTTGCTGCTGATCTTGCTTGCTGTTTTCGAAGCGAGCGTGCTCATGCGGTATTTCACACGGTTTACCGATGAGATCTTCGCGGGTCTTATGTCCGTACTGTTTATCTATGAAGCGGTCCGAGCAATCGTCGGTCGTTTTAGAGTGAGCTTTGCAGCCGAGGAAGATAACCACGACGCCGCGTTCCTGACGTTGGTACTTGCGATCGGCACATTCTATATCGCGATGAATCTGTCTCGCTTTCGAAGTAGCCGCTATCTAGCGCCCTGGATGCGCGAATTCCTGTCAGACTTTGGCCCCACAATCGCATTGGGTTCCATGACGATTGTCGCAATAGCCATCATGGACGAAGTGAAGCCCGACATGCTCCAGCCGCCTGAGAAGTTTACCGGTACGACATCAGGGCGGGCCCTATTAGTGGATCCCTTTGTCGGCCCGAAATGGTCGTGGTTTGCTGCGCTGGTCCCTGCGCTCCTGGCGACTCTTCTGATTGTGCTTTCGCACAATATTACTGGCCGCCTGTTGAACAGTCCCGATAATCGGCTCCACAAAGGGGCCGCGTATCACTGGGATCTTGCAGTGGTCGGGATTTTGGTGGGCGTCTGTTCGCTGTTCGGTTGGCCGTGGTTTGTCGCCGCCACGGTCCGGACGCTCGCTCATGTGCGTTCACTGGCGACCTTTGAAGGTTCGGTTTCCACGGGAGGTGAACGCAGCCAACGGGTGATTCACGTTCAAGAGACACGTATGACGGGCCTAGTCGTTCATCTGCTGATCGGCACCTCGCTCGCACTTCTCTCCTGGTTGGAATACGTGCCGCTGGCAGTCCTCTACGGTGTGTTCCTTTACATGGGCGTGGTGTCGTTGGGTGGGAACCAGTTATTCGAACGGTTGCTGCTGCTGTTTGTTGAGCCCTCGCTCTACCCCCGCACGCACTACATGCGACAAGCACCCGTCAAAGTGATTCACAAGTTTACCGCCATTCAGCTCATCTGCTTTGTCGCCTTGACGGTGATCAGTCTCGCACCGTTTCCGACGCTGCAACTTCTGTTTCCTCTGTTCATCGCTCTCCTCGTACCCTTCCGTTTGTACTTGGGACGATTCTTTCAGAAGCAGCATCTAGACGCGTTGGACGCGGAGGAGACACCGGGAGAAGAAGAGGATCACTGGTCGGGGTAG